The following proteins are encoded in a genomic region of Rattus rattus isolate New Zealand chromosome 2, Rrattus_CSIRO_v1, whole genome shotgun sequence:
- the LOC116892050 gene encoding zinc finger protein interacting with ribonucleoprotein K, whose product MTSLISQVSTTAEVDMALMQGSVTFQDVAISFSHEEWSLLDETQKLLYLSVMLQNFALINSQGCGHRTEDEEQRVSTRASKVLRSETVPFTQKSHLCEKCVPILQDILCMPGLPGQKHSIEASSEVDQHQNPNTTGKPLKKNADKASYLFFLSAKSFPSWDVEKDLPDILNLLKSQVCPKTKKPRKSTDDRKATSHESHMSEECQRLSSQKQTFAHHPKASNGKKLYECSKCGKIFRGKYSLDQHQRVHTGERPWECRDCGKFFSQTSHLNDHRRIHTGERPYECNECGKLFRQNSSLVDHQKTHTGARPYECSQCGKSFSQKATLVKHQRVHTGERPYKCNECGNSFSQSAILNQHRRIHTGVKPYECRECGKSFSQKATLIKHQRVHTGERPYKCSECGKSFSQSSILIQHRRIHTGARPYECNQCGKSFSQKSGLIQHQVVHTGERPYECDTCGNSFSQCSSLIHHQKCHNA is encoded by the exons ATGACATCTCTCATCTCACAGGTATCCACAACTGCAGAAGTGGATATGGCCCTCATGCAG GGCTCTGTGACATTTCAAGATGTGGCCATTAGCTTCTCGCATGAAGAATGGAGCCTTCTTGATGAGACTCAGAAGCTCTTGTACCTCAGTGTTATGCTGCAGAACTTTGCACTTATAAACTCCCAGG GTTGTGGGCATAGAACAGAAGATGAAGAGCAGAGGGTTTCTACACGAGCGTCAAAGGTTTTGAGATCTGAGACAGTTCCATTCACACAAAAATCTCACCTCTGTGAAAAGTGTGTCCCAATTCTGCAAGACATTTTGTGCATGCCTGGTTTACCTGGGCAGAAACATAGTATAGAAGCAAGTTCAGAAGTTGATCAGCACCAAAACCCTAATACTACAGGAAAACCCTTGAAGAAGAATGCTGACAAGGCTTCATACCTATTCTTCTTGTCAGCAAAGTCCTTCCCTAGTTGGGATGTTGAAAAGGACCTCCCAGACATACTGAACCTTCTGAAGTCTCAGGTCTGTCCCAAAACTAAGAAGCCTAGGAAAAGCACTGATGATAGGAAAGCAACAAGTCATGAAAGTCACATGTCAGAAGAATGTCAAAGGCTTTCCAGTCAAAAGCAAACATTTGCTCACCACCCAAAAGCCTCCAATGGGAAGAAGCTTTATGAGTGCAGCAAATGCGGAAAGATCTTTCGTGGCAAATACTCCCTTGATCAGCATCAGAGAGTCCACACTGGAGAAAGGCCTTGGGAGTGTAGAGATTGTGGGAAATTCTTTAGCCAGACCTCCCACCTGAATGATCATCGTAGAATACACACTGGAGAAAGGCCTTATGAGTGCAATGAATGTGGGAAGTTATTTAGACAGAACTCCAGTCTTGTTGATCACCAGAAAACTCATACTGGAGCAAGACCATACGAGTGTAGCCAGTGTGGGAAATCCTTTAGTCAAAAAGCTACACTTGTTAAACATCAGAGAGTTCACACAGGAGAAAGGCCTTACAAGTGTAATGAGTGTGGGAATTCCTTTAGTCAAAGTGCCATTCTTAACCAACACCGGAGAATTCACACTGGAGTAAAGCCGTATGAATGTAGAGAATGTGGGAAATCCTTTAGCCAAAAAGCTACCCTTATTAAACACCAGCGAGTTCATACTGGAGAAAGGCCTTACAAGTGTAGTGAGTGTGGGAAATCTTTCAGTCAAAGCTCCATCCTTATTCAACATCGCAGAATTCATACAGGAGCAAGACCCTATGAGTGTAACCAGTGTGGAAAGTCCTTTAGCCAAAAGTCTGGCCTGATTCAGCATCAGGTAGTTCACACTGGAGAAAGGCCTTACGAGTGTGACACATGTGGTAATTCTTTTAGCCAATGCTCTAGCCTCATTCATCACCAAAAATGCCATAACGCTTAA